The following coding sequences are from one Halobacteriovorax sp. JY17 window:
- a CDS encoding dicarboxylate/amino acid:cation symporter: protein MKKIKLNLAVWVALFGIFGYISAAIFADPSWVTSENTPEFYKFILLLKDIFIQSLKMLVAPLIFFSLLGGLAGIKEAWKLKQLGGIAVTYYISTTLIAILIGLTVVFFIHPWKNSSVRVNVQKNDSMSSDFSYKKPNKMIDAKDNSVITVVHKILKTSLINPFESLVTNNILGLVCAALLIGLAMVTSLRTDSQLFLLIEDINKILTTILGWFITLSPIGIFAIVFDFKLKVTGDLFTQLFAFAAVVFGATLVHGAVVLPTIAKIFGGIGPITLFRKIANPLLIALGTSSSSATLPVTMKTCEEELGVSKAVSGFVFPLGATMNMDGTALFEGIAAIFLAHLYGVELTTFTIFAIFFMSMISSVGAPGMPSGSMSGMQMVLLAAGIPLEAIGILLVIEKPLDTFRTAVNVEGDIVGALVVQKTMERRNIQLS from the coding sequence GTGAAGAAAATAAAATTAAACTTAGCCGTATGGGTCGCGCTCTTTGGTATTTTTGGATATATAAGTGCCGCAATTTTTGCAGATCCTTCATGGGTAACGTCTGAAAATACTCCTGAATTTTATAAATTTATTCTTCTTTTAAAAGATATTTTCATTCAATCACTTAAAATGCTTGTGGCCCCTCTAATCTTCTTTTCTCTACTGGGAGGACTCGCGGGAATAAAAGAGGCTTGGAAACTAAAGCAGTTAGGTGGCATAGCTGTGACCTACTACATTTCTACAACTCTCATTGCTATTCTCATAGGCCTTACAGTTGTCTTCTTCATTCACCCTTGGAAGAATTCTTCAGTTAGAGTCAACGTTCAAAAAAATGATTCTATGAGTAGTGACTTTAGTTATAAAAAACCGAATAAAATGATCGACGCTAAAGATAACTCCGTCATCACAGTTGTTCATAAAATCTTAAAAACATCTTTAATTAATCCATTTGAATCACTTGTCACCAATAATATCTTAGGTCTTGTCTGCGCTGCACTTTTAATAGGACTTGCCATGGTAACGTCTCTGCGAACCGACAGCCAACTCTTTCTACTGATCGAGGATATTAATAAAATACTCACAACAATTCTTGGTTGGTTTATTACTTTAAGTCCAATAGGTATTTTTGCAATAGTTTTTGATTTTAAATTAAAAGTGACAGGAGACCTCTTCACTCAGCTCTTCGCTTTCGCGGCAGTTGTCTTTGGAGCAACACTTGTCCATGGAGCAGTTGTTCTTCCAACTATTGCAAAAATCTTTGGTGGTATTGGCCCAATCACTCTCTTTAGAAAAATTGCCAACCCACTTCTAATCGCCCTTGGAACAAGTTCTTCTTCGGCCACTCTTCCCGTCACCATGAAGACTTGTGAAGAGGAGCTCGGAGTATCAAAGGCAGTTAGTGGTTTTGTTTTTCCTCTTGGCGCCACCATGAATATGGACGGAACGGCCCTCTTTGAAGGTATTGCTGCAATCTTTCTCGCCCACCTCTATGGAGTTGAACTTACAACTTTTACTATTTTTGCTATCTTCTTTATGAGTATGATCTCAAGTGTTGGAGCACCAGGAATGCCAAGTGGCTCAATGTCGGGAATGCAAATGGTCCTCTTGGCAGCAGGAATTCCACTTGAGGCCATTGGAATTCTACTAGTAATTGAAAAACCTCTAGATACGTTTAGAACTGCGGTAAATGTTGAAGGAGATATTGTCGGAGCGCTAGTTGTTCAAAAAACAATGGAGAGAAGAAATATTCAACTCTCCTAA
- the trxB gene encoding thioredoxin-disulfide reductase, whose product MNTRQVVIIGSGPAGYTAALYASRANLNPLVIEGHEPGGQLTTTTDVDNFPGFPEGIMGPELMANMKKQTQRFGTEYLQTHVTDVDLSKRPFKITCENGDEMLAEAVIISTGASAKYLGLPNEKELIGKGVSACATCDGFFYRDQIVHIVGGGDTAMEEATFLTKFAKKVYVVHRRDTLRASKPMQERAFNNDKIEFVWNSDVSEIIADGTGVTAIKVTNTVTGEVTERATNGLFMGIGHTPNTSFLKGQITLDDHGFIITKGEHPDTNIPGVFACGDVQDSYYRQAISAAGSGCQAAIRAERFLEE is encoded by the coding sequence ATGAATACAAGACAAGTTGTAATTATTGGTTCAGGTCCTGCTGGTTATACGGCAGCACTTTATGCTTCAAGAGCAAACCTAAATCCACTAGTAATTGAAGGTCACGAGCCTGGTGGGCAATTGACGACAACTACTGACGTAGATAATTTTCCAGGATTTCCAGAAGGAATCATGGGGCCAGAACTTATGGCCAATATGAAAAAGCAAACGCAGAGATTTGGAACAGAATACCTTCAAACTCACGTGACTGACGTTGATCTTTCTAAGAGACCTTTTAAAATTACTTGTGAAAATGGTGATGAAATGTTGGCAGAGGCTGTGATCATTTCAACAGGTGCAAGTGCAAAGTACCTTGGTCTTCCGAATGAAAAAGAATTAATTGGAAAAGGTGTTAGTGCCTGCGCAACATGTGATGGATTCTTCTATAGAGATCAAATTGTTCACATCGTTGGCGGTGGCGATACGGCCATGGAAGAAGCAACTTTCTTAACAAAGTTTGCGAAGAAAGTTTACGTTGTTCATAGAAGAGATACTCTTAGAGCTTCAAAGCCTATGCAAGAGCGTGCCTTTAACAATGATAAAATTGAATTTGTATGGAATAGTGATGTTTCAGAAATTATAGCTGATGGAACAGGAGTAACTGCAATCAAAGTTACAAATACTGTAACAGGTGAAGTAACTGAAAGAGCTACAAACGGTCTCTTCATGGGAATCGGTCACACTCCAAATACATCTTTCTTAAAGGGACAAATTACCCTTGATGATCATGGATTTATCATCACTAAGGGTGAGCATCCAGACACGAATATCCCAGGAGTATTTGCTTGTGGTGATGTTCAAGATAGTTACTACAGGCAAGCGATAAGCGCTGCTGGAAGTGGCTGTCAAGCGGCCATTAGAGCGGAAAGATTCTTAGAAGAGTAA
- a CDS encoding M23 family metallopeptidase: MDRYFTVMVVPEREKGVKSFRIPRLAFHAIVFIFVLAVFVLGILSYDYWKILRQVHQNKHLTLENRQLKEQIQLFQMKINTLTEDIERIETFEKKLRVISGFEKIDLTKPAIRQNENSPVLEDHQHERDVKTEKVQSFFEGKDTIRDKLKDGDNSEKFIELKNLYEQKIATNFGLQTGYAFTKEWSNLTKQSFSLAGNFADFDYKFNILKDYVKDLEVNIHDLDQYLLDRESFMRSTPTLLPIKGWITSYYGPRISPTSNRLKMHEGLDVGAPIGTPILASADGRVTFSGKKAGFGYFVQIDHGYGLESVYAHNSQVIAKKGQLIKRGQLIAKAGNTGHSTGPHLHYEIRVNGTPVDPFYYILD, from the coding sequence TTGGATAGATATTTTACAGTCATGGTTGTACCTGAAAGGGAAAAAGGCGTTAAGTCTTTTAGAATACCTAGGCTCGCTTTCCACGCTATTGTCTTTATCTTTGTTCTTGCCGTCTTTGTACTGGGAATACTCTCCTATGATTATTGGAAAATTCTTAGACAAGTTCATCAGAACAAACACTTAACTTTAGAAAATAGACAATTAAAAGAACAAATCCAACTCTTCCAAATGAAGATTAACACTCTAACGGAAGATATCGAAAGAATTGAAACTTTTGAAAAGAAGCTTAGAGTAATTTCAGGGTTTGAAAAAATTGATTTAACAAAGCCCGCAATCAGACAGAATGAGAACTCTCCGGTTTTAGAAGACCATCAACATGAGAGAGATGTAAAAACAGAGAAAGTTCAATCCTTCTTCGAAGGTAAAGATACTATTAGAGACAAACTTAAGGACGGCGATAATAGTGAAAAGTTCATTGAACTTAAGAATCTCTATGAACAGAAAATTGCGACGAACTTCGGTCTTCAAACTGGTTACGCCTTCACTAAAGAATGGTCAAACTTAACTAAGCAAAGCTTCTCTCTTGCAGGAAATTTTGCTGATTTCGATTATAAGTTCAATATTCTAAAAGATTATGTGAAAGATTTAGAAGTTAATATTCATGATCTAGATCAATACCTTCTAGACCGTGAAAGCTTCATGCGCTCTACTCCAACCCTCTTGCCAATCAAGGGCTGGATTACTTCGTACTATGGGCCAAGAATTTCGCCTACATCTAATAGATTAAAAATGCATGAAGGACTTGATGTTGGTGCTCCCATCGGAACTCCCATCCTCGCTTCTGCAGACGGTAGAGTTACGTTCTCAGGAAAGAAAGCAGGCTTTGGATACTTTGTTCAAATTGACCATGGCTATGGGCTAGAATCCGTTTATGCTCACAACTCACAAGTCATTGCCAAGAAAGGGCAACTCATCAAAAGAGGACAATTAATAGCAAAGGCTGGAAATACTGGTCATTCGACTGGTCCTCACCTTCACTATGAAATACGAGTTAACGGAACACCTGTTGACCCATTCTATTATATTTTAGATTAA
- the secA gene encoding preprotein translocase subunit SecA has translation MFNPIKTVFGTKNSRDLKSLKPYVQRINELEEKMKSMSDEELQAQTPKLREMIKNGATREQLIPEVFATVREASVRVLKMRHYDVQMMGGVVLTRKTIAEMKTGEGKTLCSTLSLYLIALEGKGAHIITVNDYLASRDAEEMGVLFNWLGLSVGCIVSDMDDEDRKAAYASDITYGTNNEFAFDYLRDNMKFDLEDYVQRGHHYCIVDEVDSILIDEARTPLLISGPSEGRTDLYHVANEVIPKLKIETHFTIEEKSRTAIFTEDGVLEVQKLLKIENLYDVEHSEMLHHLNQALKAHNLFKVDVDYVVKEGQVIIVDEFTGRLKEGSRWSDGLHQSVEAKEGVEIKSENQTLASITFQNYFRLYETLAGMTGTADTEAEEFSKIYSLDVVVIPTNVPIARVDEADVIYKSAAAKTKAIVQLIKDLHAKGQPILVGTISIDSSIELGEALTKAGIPHNVLNAKQHGREAEIIKNAGTKGAITIATNMAGRGTDIKLTPETKEAGGLFILGTERHESRRIDNQLRGRSGRQGDPGKSKFFLSLEDDLMRIFGSDKIRGFMNTLGMEEDEPIEHKMISNAIAKAQKKVETHNFEIRKHLLEYDNVMNEQRSVIYRIRKDILADSDNVGFINDMIEDVADSLVESYRPERKVQIDTWPWEDMVKGFQITFNTDYEVNVDECYKKHDGSIEAYFESVGKELLAKNFSQYDDDQVRLATREILLTIFDQHWKDHLLSMDNVKEGINLRAYAQKNPLTEYKRESFNLFENMRMEVKKSVVENIFRVKLYTPEEIEEIKKRQQEMLEQQLQAAKRAQAAAEQQEEAQSAPVARRSQKVGRNDACPCGSGKKFKHCHGA, from the coding sequence ATGTTTAACCCAATAAAGACAGTGTTTGGAACTAAGAATTCTAGAGACCTTAAAAGTCTAAAACCTTACGTTCAAAGAATTAATGAGCTTGAAGAAAAGATGAAGTCCATGAGTGATGAAGAACTTCAGGCGCAAACTCCTAAGCTTAGAGAGATGATTAAAAATGGTGCGACAAGAGAGCAACTCATCCCTGAAGTATTTGCGACAGTGAGAGAGGCCTCTGTTAGAGTTCTAAAAATGAGACACTACGACGTTCAAATGATGGGTGGAGTGGTTCTTACAAGAAAGACTATTGCAGAAATGAAAACCGGAGAAGGTAAGACTCTTTGCTCTACTCTCTCACTATATCTTATCGCACTTGAAGGAAAGGGCGCTCACATTATTACAGTGAACGACTACCTAGCTTCAAGAGATGCCGAGGAAATGGGAGTACTCTTTAACTGGTTAGGTCTAAGTGTTGGCTGTATTGTTTCAGATATGGACGACGAAGATAGAAAAGCCGCCTACGCTTCAGATATTACTTACGGAACAAATAATGAGTTCGCCTTTGATTATCTAAGAGACAATATGAAGTTTGACCTCGAAGACTACGTCCAAAGAGGTCATCACTATTGTATCGTAGATGAGGTTGACTCCATTCTTATTGACGAGGCCAGAACACCTCTACTTATCTCAGGTCCAAGTGAAGGAAGAACAGATCTCTACCATGTAGCAAATGAAGTTATTCCAAAACTAAAAATTGAAACGCATTTTACAATCGAAGAGAAATCAAGAACCGCTATCTTTACTGAAGATGGTGTTCTAGAAGTTCAAAAGCTTCTTAAAATTGAAAACCTCTATGATGTTGAACATTCTGAAATGCTTCACCATTTAAACCAAGCTCTTAAGGCCCATAACCTTTTCAAAGTTGACGTTGATTATGTTGTGAAAGAAGGACAAGTTATCATTGTCGATGAGTTCACCGGTCGTCTAAAAGAAGGATCAAGATGGTCGGATGGCCTTCATCAATCAGTTGAAGCAAAGGAAGGCGTTGAGATAAAATCTGAAAACCAGACTCTCGCTTCAATTACATTTCAAAACTACTTTAGACTCTATGAAACTCTTGCAGGTATGACAGGTACTGCCGATACTGAAGCAGAGGAATTCTCAAAAATTTATAGTTTAGATGTTGTAGTAATTCCAACCAATGTTCCGATTGCAAGAGTTGATGAAGCTGATGTTATCTATAAGTCAGCGGCAGCAAAGACAAAAGCAATTGTTCAATTAATTAAAGATCTTCACGCCAAAGGACAACCGATCCTAGTTGGTACGATTTCAATTGATAGCTCAATTGAACTTGGAGAGGCCCTCACAAAAGCAGGAATTCCTCACAACGTTCTAAATGCTAAACAACATGGTAGAGAAGCTGAAATCATCAAAAATGCTGGTACTAAAGGTGCGATTACAATTGCAACAAATATGGCCGGTCGTGGTACCGATATAAAACTTACTCCGGAAACAAAAGAGGCCGGAGGATTATTTATTCTTGGTACAGAAAGACATGAATCAAGAAGAATTGATAATCAACTTAGAGGTCGTTCAGGTCGTCAAGGAGACCCAGGTAAGTCAAAATTCTTCCTATCTTTAGAAGATGATCTTATGAGAATTTTTGGTTCTGATAAGATTAGAGGTTTCATGAATACTCTTGGAATGGAAGAAGATGAACCTATTGAACATAAGATGATTTCTAATGCGATTGCCAAAGCACAGAAGAAAGTTGAAACGCACAACTTTGAAATTAGAAAGCATCTTCTTGAATACGATAATGTCATGAACGAGCAAAGAAGTGTGATCTATAGAATCAGAAAAGACATTCTTGCAGATAGCGATAATGTTGGCTTCATTAACGATATGATCGAGGACGTAGCAGATAGCCTAGTTGAAAGCTATAGACCTGAAAGAAAGGTTCAAATTGATACTTGGCCTTGGGAAGATATGGTCAAAGGTTTTCAAATAACTTTTAACACTGACTACGAAGTCAACGTTGATGAGTGTTACAAGAAACATGATGGTTCAATAGAGGCCTACTTTGAATCAGTTGGTAAAGAATTACTCGCCAAGAATTTTAGCCAATATGATGATGATCAAGTAAGGCTTGCCACAAGAGAGATCCTCTTAACTATTTTTGACCAACACTGGAAAGATCATCTTCTCTCTATGGATAATGTTAAAGAAGGGATCAACCTTAGGGCCTACGCTCAAAAAAACCCTCTGACAGAATACAAGAGAGAATCGTTCAACCTCTTTGAAAATATGAGGATGGAAGTAAAGAAATCAGTTGTGGAAAATATTTTTAGAGTTAAACTCTATACTCCTGAAGAAATTGAGGAAATCAAAAAGCGTCAACAAGAAATGCTTGAACAACAGCTACAAGCTGCTAAGAGAGCACAGGCCGCGGCTGAGCAACAAGAAGAAGCACAGAGTGCTCCTGTTGCCAGAAGAAGCCAAAAAGTTGGTCGCAACGATGCATGCCCTTGTGGTTCAGGAAAGAAATTCAAACACTGTCACGGTGCTTAA
- a CDS encoding glycerol-3-phosphate dehydrogenase/oxidase, translated as MDHRQQLIHSTSPLIELQQTHFNTLVIGGGIVGAGVLRDLSLHGVDTLLVEKRDFASQTSCSSSKMLHGGIRYLENLDFALVHEALAEKNLWLKLAPHLCREKSFYLPVFKDSLRPLWMIRLGIFLYDFLSNFQNSTRGFADEETTIKEIVHIKKEKLRGSGIYSDAIVDDGKLALEVIMDALENTNARALSYTSASKIIKDKKGLYHCELTDELTGDSLQITCENLVLATGPFTDKFVKENIAQIQWSDKLLPSKGSHIWIRRADFPLEHPVVLTPNDGRVIFVIPHHDRVLIGTTEEKADDDFFDITPSDAEIQYLLTNLREFFPTSRIDESHITAKFSGIRPLVKEDDAHNRGKTAREHKIYSPLSKLYIIVGGKYTTFRTMAQEIAREIVKNQNLSYNPNKTKSPLRKNCQYNFFHKPELTREIISKVIRNELPRTYQDLEERRIHSEDFHQKLEEYFTRHTI; from the coding sequence GTGGATCATAGACAGCAATTAATTCACAGTACTTCACCGCTTATTGAACTACAGCAAACCCACTTCAATACTCTTGTCATCGGAGGAGGAATTGTTGGTGCCGGAGTTCTAAGAGACCTCTCTCTTCACGGTGTTGACACACTTCTAGTTGAAAAAAGAGACTTCGCCAGTCAAACGTCTTGTAGTAGTTCAAAGATGCTTCACGGTGGAATTAGATACCTTGAAAACCTAGACTTCGCTTTAGTCCATGAGGCATTAGCAGAAAAAAACCTCTGGCTAAAACTTGCCCCTCATCTGTGTCGAGAAAAAAGTTTCTATCTACCAGTTTTTAAGGATTCCCTACGTCCATTATGGATGATTAGATTAGGAATTTTTCTCTACGATTTCTTATCAAATTTTCAAAACTCTACACGGGGCTTTGCCGATGAAGAAACAACAATCAAAGAGATTGTTCATATTAAGAAAGAAAAACTAAGAGGCTCTGGCATCTATTCGGACGCCATTGTTGATGATGGCAAGCTTGCACTTGAAGTTATTATGGATGCTCTAGAAAATACTAATGCTAGAGCATTAAGCTATACTAGTGCCTCTAAAATTATCAAAGATAAGAAAGGCCTTTATCACTGCGAATTAACTGATGAACTAACAGGAGATTCTCTTCAAATAACTTGTGAGAATCTAGTTCTCGCAACAGGGCCATTTACAGACAAATTTGTAAAAGAGAATATTGCGCAAATTCAATGGAGCGACAAACTTCTCCCTTCAAAAGGAAGTCATATCTGGATTAGAAGAGCAGACTTTCCTCTTGAGCACCCTGTTGTTCTCACTCCAAATGATGGTAGGGTTATTTTTGTGATTCCACATCACGATAGAGTTCTAATAGGTACGACTGAAGAAAAAGCTGATGACGATTTCTTTGATATCACTCCTTCAGATGCAGAGATCCAATATCTACTTACTAATTTACGAGAATTTTTCCCAACAAGTAGGATCGATGAAAGTCATATTACCGCAAAATTTTCAGGTATTAGACCTTTAGTAAAAGAAGATGATGCACACAATAGAGGAAAGACAGCTAGAGAACATAAAATCTACTCTCCACTTTCAAAGCTCTATATTATTGTTGGTGGGAAATATACGACTTTTAGGACAATGGCCCAAGAGATTGCGAGAGAAATTGTGAAGAATCAAAATCTCTCCTACAATCCTAATAAAACAAAGAGCCCTTTAAGAAAGAATTGTCAGTACAACTTCTTTCATAAGCCCGAGCTAACCAGAGAGATTATCTCTAAAGTCATAAGAAATGAATTACCTAGAACCTATCAAGATCTAGAAGAGAGAAGAATTCATAGTGAAGACTTTCATCAAAAACTTGAAGAGTACTTCACTAGACATACAATTTAA
- a CDS encoding sigma 54-interacting transcriptional regulator, with amino-acid sequence MNNIVKLKSYRSFRIPVDEGDKISMQILKYNGNTVDYQSSAWKLSNVSLSGVAFESNLDFEIDSVLELDFRFKNFSFHVSSKVARVIPKYNVFGEVESYLYGMEFYTEDQENGKEFISSFISSFNTRRLKKHLISLLINESRINTFSDGQKLSLSLSLFLDMKQFKGISDFLKVVFKECCRFSHSEVGKIFLLNKKKDTLYNYDIEKEEFYKYSTLENQNLANEVLAQKSFKIIRSSGSLNLDNFPSMPLNKKGEDYSSALYFPVLDSQGKACGFFEFIIFDKNKSYSERDLSAIELFSNIFTLCFGDLDKTEFVSHLEDDIGYVDTSKMVGRSKDIDIVDEFIHGQGSHIENVLIEGSHGVGKVHIGKSIHHNSATRKMPIGTIHCESILDEADLSLQLKGDSEHVGKLELYSGGSLVIHEPSVLNQTCQRELLSILKQRTDIRLISTSTISLIEECDSGRFDRELYEFLSKSYFYVPDLKDRKEDIPCLVNHFLDLLCSQYGLPSKRVSEFVMETFEDYSWPGNIEELKVTTERLINYYPYLRYLDDLPQKEFPIIGEYPRQSGVISEIIKDASHEINLSAVKEGIISNYCKAQGISREEYDKIYLESSRLPAEDKLAS; translated from the coding sequence ATGAATAACATTGTGAAATTAAAGTCTTACCGATCTTTTAGAATTCCTGTGGACGAGGGAGATAAGATAAGTATGCAAATTCTCAAGTATAATGGGAATACAGTGGATTATCAGAGCTCTGCTTGGAAGTTATCAAATGTGAGTCTTTCTGGTGTGGCCTTTGAATCGAACTTAGATTTTGAGATTGATAGCGTCCTAGAGTTAGACTTTAGATTTAAGAATTTTTCCTTTCATGTTTCTTCAAAAGTTGCGAGGGTCATTCCAAAGTATAATGTCTTCGGAGAAGTGGAGAGTTATCTCTATGGTATGGAGTTCTATACAGAAGACCAAGAAAATGGAAAAGAGTTTATCTCCTCATTTATTTCTAGCTTTAATACAAGAAGACTGAAGAAGCATTTAATTAGCCTTTTAATTAACGAGAGTCGTATAAACACTTTTAGTGATGGTCAAAAATTATCTCTTTCTCTTTCTTTATTTCTAGATATGAAGCAATTTAAAGGAATCAGTGATTTTCTAAAAGTTGTATTTAAAGAATGTTGCCGCTTTTCTCATTCAGAAGTGGGTAAGATTTTTCTTTTAAATAAAAAGAAAGATACACTCTATAATTACGATATTGAAAAAGAGGAATTCTATAAGTATTCAACGCTTGAAAATCAAAACCTCGCTAATGAAGTTTTGGCGCAAAAGTCATTTAAGATAATCAGATCCTCTGGCTCCTTAAACTTAGATAATTTTCCTTCTATGCCTTTAAATAAGAAAGGGGAAGATTACTCAAGTGCTCTCTACTTTCCTGTCTTAGATTCTCAGGGAAAGGCCTGTGGTTTCTTTGAATTTATAATTTTTGATAAAAATAAGAGTTATAGCGAAAGAGATTTATCCGCAATTGAACTCTTTAGTAATATTTTTACACTTTGTTTTGGAGATTTAGATAAGACTGAATTTGTCTCTCACCTTGAAGATGATATTGGATATGTTGATACGTCTAAAATGGTGGGAAGAAGTAAGGACATTGATATTGTCGATGAATTTATTCATGGGCAGGGATCTCATATCGAAAATGTCTTAATAGAAGGAAGCCATGGAGTAGGAAAAGTACATATTGGAAAGAGTATTCATCATAATAGTGCCACTAGGAAAATGCCTATTGGTACAATTCACTGTGAATCAATTTTAGACGAGGCTGACCTGTCTCTTCAACTGAAAGGTGATTCCGAACATGTGGGAAAATTGGAATTATACTCTGGAGGCTCTCTTGTAATTCATGAACCATCAGTTCTTAATCAAACTTGTCAACGAGAACTCCTCTCTATCTTAAAACAGAGGACAGATATTAGATTGATTTCAACCTCTACAATTTCTTTAATTGAGGAATGTGATAGTGGAAGATTTGATAGAGAACTTTATGAGTTTCTTTCAAAGAGTTATTTCTATGTCCCAGATTTAAAAGATAGAAAGGAAGATATTCCATGTTTAGTTAATCACTTCTTAGATCTTCTTTGTTCTCAGTATGGACTTCCGTCGAAGAGAGTTTCTGAATTTGTTATGGAGACATTTGAGGATTATTCTTGGCCAGGAAATATTGAAGAATTAAAAGTTACAACTGAAAGACTAATTAATTACTACCCATACCTTCGTTATTTAGATGATTTACCACAAAAGGAATTTCCGATTATCGGAGAGTATCCTCGCCAAAGTGGAGTTATCTCTGAAATTATAAAAGATGCTTCTCATGAAATTAATTTGAGTGCTGTGAAAGAGGGAATAATCTCTAACTATTGTAAGGCACAGGGAATCTCTAGAGAAGAGTATGACAAGATTTACTTAGAGAGCTCTAGACTACCTGCTGAAGACAAGTTGGCGTCCTAG